The Fusarium fujikuroi IMI 58289 draft genome, chromosome FFUJ_chr01 sequence ACCAGCTTATCGTTCAACTTGGTCGTGTAACTAATCGGTTCATGGCAAATAGTTCGGCATGATTACCATGAATTCTTACACTCTCTATGCCTAAGGACTCTCTATGCCCAGCTTCTGGTCAttatcaagaagatgatATCAGATGCCGAGCCATATTTGCGACACTAGCTGCATGTAATTTACCTCGAGAGACACGAGTGTAACAAAGTAAGACATGAAAAGCGCCGAGCCAGGGGCGCATCGAGATGTGTATTTGGGATGGTATCTCTACTGATCCAGATCTCGGCCTCCGCAGCACCAGATCGTGTTTTACCGCCCCGTATCTCCTTGTGGTTTCCAACAAGAGACAGTCTACAAAACCAGCAAAACCATGAACGATTACATTTCACCACACTGGGAGATGACTACGTCAAGGTTCGGTCTATCCGGGGCAGCATAGCCAGTTTTGGTAGcctccatcttctttacCACGTCCATGCCGTCGACGACCTTGCCAAAGACGACATGCTTGTTATCGAGGAAAGGTGTGGGAACGGTTGTGATGAAGAATTGAGAACCATTGGTATTGGGTCCAGCGTTCTATTAATCTGTCAGTGACAATCTCATGGAAGCCGGGGGTATACCACGCACAGCCATGGATAAGAGGCCTGGCTGATCATGCTTGAGAGTGAAGTTCTCGTCTTCAAAGCTCTTGTAGCCCCAGATGCAGGTCGATCCTGAACCATCGTTATTGAGAAAGTCACCACCTTGGCACATGAAGTTTGGGATCTGTTCCTCAAGTTAGGATTGTACCTGTCATCGGGGATACGAAACTCACTATGCGGTGGAACTTGGAGCCCTTGTAGCCCTGAGGACGGCCGGCACTGTTCTTGCTCTCGCCGGTGCAGAACTGACGGAAGTTCTCAGCTGTCTTTGGTACAACATCCTTAAACAGCTCGATCTGGATGCGACCAAGAGGTTCACCTGATATTGTTAGTTTGCATTCAGAACATTGATTGAGTGCCCGAAGTCAACAATGATATCGACAGGGTCATCACGGCCTGTTCCGCAGATCACTGGGAATAGCCTCACTTTCAGCAGCGATATGCTCCGTCTTCGGAGAACACACGGGAAGACTAACCTCCGAGAGTAATGTCAAGAAAGACACTATAAACAACCAGGCAAAGGTCAGCCCACACACACCCTCTTCTATTGGGGAGCTGACTCAAAACTGCGCTGCGAGGTGCATCGTCTCTCCACCTCGAATCACCAGGGTAGAAGTATAATGCACCGCCACTCTATTCTGAGAGGTTTGGAAGGACTTACAGAGGATTTCCAGACTCGGGGAGCTTTGTAGGAGGCATTTTGAGGGATTGTATGATTAGTCC is a genomic window containing:
- a CDS encoding probable U-snRNP-associated cyclophilin, with protein sequence MPPTKLPESGNPLVFLDITLGGEPLGRIQIELFKDVVPKTAENFRQFCTGESKNSAGRPQGYKGSKFHRIIPNFMCQGGDFLNNDGSGSTCIWGYKSFEDENFTLKHDQPGLLSMANAGPNTNGSQFFITTVPTPFLDNKHVVFGKVVDGMDVVKKMEATKTGYAAPDRPNLDVVISQCGEM